A single window of Plasmodium reichenowi strain SY57 chromosome 14, whole genome shotgun sequence DNA harbors:
- a CDS encoding rhoptry-associated protein 1 translates to MSFYLGSLVIIFHVLFRNVADGINVNGDNNYGKTIIHNDFNFDDYNYWTPINKKEFLNSYEDEFSSESFLENKSSVDDGNINLTDTSASNKSSRKGHGRSRVRSASAAAILEEDDSKDDIEFKASPSVVKTSTPTGTHTSGSKSSSPSSTKSSSPSNVKTASPHGESNSSEESTSKSSKRSASVSGIVGADEEVPPAPKNTLTPLEELYPTNVNLFNYKYSLNNMEENINILKNEGQLVAQKEEFDYDENMEKAKEEKQKALEKIGKETDEEPFMFTDDKFLENQVKERNVAGSFSRFFSKLNPFKKDEVIEKTEVSKKTYSGIGFNVNDKEAKILGVGATYQEYPETMLYNCPNNSHLFDNISSLQGRLIDIKKRENMISTTFEQQKECLKNMGVLDLELKDTECKFGTCIGSFGEHHLRLYEFENDLFKFHPNIDYLTLADGYKLQKNHIYELSHVNFCLLNPKTLEEFLKKKEIKDLMGGDDLIKYKENFDNFMSISITCHIESLIYDDIEASQDVAAVLKIAKSKLHVITSGLSYKARKLVYKIYSEIQKNPDELYEKLTWIYDNIYMLKRYYTAYALEGVCSYIENDKTQMDTELHIYNKIVDSVRYYSSCFKNVIVYNAIMSGIHEKIKHFLKLVPRQNFLLDYHFNSIFEKEIKPVKKYSTSHVYYDPTVASYAYYNLDRRTMVTIINDYFEAKKKELTVIVSRMKTDMLSLQNDESKIPNDKSANSKLATRLMRKFKAEIRDFFKEMRIQYAKLINIRYKSHLKKNYFAFKRLD, encoded by the coding sequence atgagTTTCTATTTGGGTAGcttagtaataatattccaTGTACTCTTCCGTAATGTCGCAGATGGTATAAATGTAAACGgagataataattatggGAAAACAATAATTCATAATGATTTCAATTTTGATGATTACAATTATTGGACAccaataaataaaaaggaattTTTAAATTCCTATGAAGATGAATTTTCAAGTGAATCCtttttagaaaataaatcTAGTGTTGATGatggaaatataaatttaacAGATACAAGTGCATCAAATAAAAGTTCTAGAAAAGGACATGGTAGAAGTAGAGTAAGATCAGCATCAGCTGCTGCAATTCTTGAGGAAGATGATTCAAAAGATGATATTGAATTTAAAGCCTCTCCTTCAGTTGTTAAAACATCTACTCCAACAGGTACACATACATCTGGTTCAAAATCATCTAGTCCATCTAGTACAAAATCATCAAGTCCATCAAATGTAAAAACAGCTAGTCCACATGGTGAATCTAATTCTTCTGAAGAAAGTACTTCTAAATCCTCAAAGAGAAGTGCTTCAGTTTCAGGTATTGTAGGTGCCGACGAAGAAGTACCTCCTGCACCAAAGAACACCCTCACCCCATTAGAAGAATTATATCCTACTAAtgttaatttatttaactataaatattcattaaaCAATATGGAAGAAAATATCAATATACTTAAAAACGAAGGACAATTAGTTGCACAAAAAGAAGAATTTGattatgatgaaaatatggaaaaagCTAAAGAAGAGAAACAAAAAGCACTTGAGAAAATAGGAAAAGAAACAGACGAAGAACCTTTTATGTTTACAGATGATAAATTTCTTGAAAATCAAGTAAAAGAAAGAAATGTTGCTGGATCCTTTTCTCGATTTTTCAGTAAATTAAATCCCTTTAAGAAAGATGAAGTAATAGAAAAAACTGAAGTATCAAAGAAAACATATTCAGGTATAGGTTTTAATGTTAATGATAAAGAAGCTAAAATATTAGGTGTAGGTGCAACCTATCAAGAATATCCAGAAACCATGTTATATAACTGTCCAAACAATTCTCATTTGTTTGATAATATAAGCTCATTACAAGGAAGATTAAttgatattaaaaaaagagaaaataTGATATCAACAACTTTCGAACAACAAAAAGaatgtttaaaaaatatgggTGTACTTGATCTTGAATTAAAAGATACAGAATGTAAATTTGGTACATGTATAGGTAGCTTTGGAGAACATCATCTTAGATTATACGAATTTGAGAATGACTTATTTAAATTTCATCCAAATATTGATTATTTAACTTTAGCTGATGGATataaattacaaaaaaatcatatatatgaattatcCCATGTAAACTTTTGCTTATTAAATCCTAAAACATTAGAagaatttttaaaaaaaaaagaaatcaAGGATCTTATGGGTGGTGATGatcttataaaatataaagaaaattttgATAACTTTATGAGTATATCTATAACATGCCATATTGAatctttaatatatgatgatattGAAGCATCTCAAGATGTTGCTGCTGTATTAAAAATTGCTAAAAGTAAATTACATGTAATAACATCAGGTTTATCATATAAAGCAAGAAAATtagtatataaaatttatagtgaaatacaaaaaaatcCAGATGAACTCTACGAAAAATTAACATGGatttatgataatatcTATATGCttaaaagatattataCTGCATATGCTTTAGAAGGTGTCTGTTCATATAttgaaaatgataaaacTCAAATGGATACAGaattacatatttataacaaaataGTCGACTCTGTTCGTTATTATAGTTCATGCTTTAAAAACGTTATTGTTTATAATGCTATCATGTCTGGTATacatgaaaaaataaaacatttcTTAAAATTAGTACCAAGACAAAACTTTCTTTTGGATTATCACTTTAATTCAATTtttgaaaaagaaattaaaccagtcaaaaaatatagtaCTTCACATGTTTATTATGATCCAACTGTTGCATCATATGCTTATTATAACTTAGATAGAAGAACTATGGTTACTATTATTAATGATTATTTCgaagcaaaaaaaaaagaattaacCGTTATAGTATCTCGTATGAAAACAGATATGCTCAGTCTTCAAAATGACGAATCAAAAATACCAAATGACAAGAGTGCAAATTCAAAACTAGCTACAAGATTAATGAGAAAATTTAAAGCTGAAATCAGAGATTTCTTCAAAGAAATGCGTATACAATATGCTAAGTTAATAAACATTCGTTACAAATCTCACTTAAAGAAAAACTACTTTGCCTTCAAGAGATTAGATTAA
- a CDS encoding hypothetical protein (conserved Plasmodium protein, unknown function), with translation MNKVQILKEHVVNSNFFLSRMFSSTINLLKSSNLNKAYKNKIIEEREHFIKINNTGYKIVTHKNESLFLNDNIFIYNLNQNTNENLSNGNEERKVLHFWNRSPGARYPKKANNGARPDCRSVRKIRKRLKTGK, from the exons atgaataaagtacaaatattaaaagaacaTGTGGTCAAtagtaatttttttttaagtcGTATGTTTTCATCTACAATTAATTTGTTAAAATCAtcaaatttaaataaagcatataaaaacaaaattatagAAGAAAGAgaacattttataaaaataaataacacAGGATATAAAATAGTAACACATAAGAATGAATCCTTGTTTTTAAAcgataatatttttatttataatttaaatcaaaatacaaatgaaaatttaaGTAATGGAAATGAGGAAAGAAAAGTATTACATTTTTGGAATAGGAGTCCTGGGGCTAGATACCCTAAGAAG GCAAATAATGGAGCACGCCCAGATTGTCGATCAGTGAGAAAAATTAGAAAGAGACTAAAAACAGGTAAATGA
- a CDS encoding eukaryotic translation initiation factor 2 gamma subunit, putative codes for MNINEKDKLAEQNLETLDVTKLTPLSEDVISRQATINLGTIGHVAHGKSTLVHAISGVHTVRFKHEKERNITIKLGYANAKIYKCTNPDCLPPECYKSYESSKEDNPICPRKDCNHEMKLLRHVSFVDCPGHDILMATMLNGAAVMDAALLLVAGNESCPQPQTSEHLAAVEIMRLKHILILQNKVELIKEEQALKQQEEIRNFVSGTAADSAPIIPISAVLKYNIDVVCEYIVTQISIPKRDFISSPHMIVIRSFDVNKPGEDIETLQGGVAGGSILHGVLKVGDKIEIRPGIISKDDKGEITCRPIISQILSMFAENNNLKYAVPGGLIGVGTKIDPILTRADRLVGQVIGHLNKLPDCFAEIEISYYLLRRLLGVKSQDGEKNTKVAKLKNGEFLMINIGSTSIGCRVTGIKTELAKLELTGPVCTKIGDKIALSRRVDKHWRLIGWGQINKGKPLELQEPI; via the coding sequence atgaatataaatgaaaaggATAAATTAGCTGAGCAGAATTTAGAAACTTTAGATGTAACTAAATTGACACCATTAAGTGAAGATGTTATAAGCAGACAAGCTACAATAAATTTAGGCACCATTGGTCATGTGGCTCATGGAAAATCAACATTAGTTCATGCAATATCGGGGGTTCATACAGTTAGATTTAAGCATGAAAAGGAGAGaaatattactattaaATTAGGATATGCGAATGcaaagatatataaatgtacaAACCCTGATTGCTTACCACCTGAATGTTATAAATCATATGAAAGTAGTAAAGAAGATAATCCAATATGTCCACGTAAAGATTGTAATCATGaaatgaaattattaaGACATGTATCATTTGTAGATTGTCCAGGGCATGATATTTTAATGGCAACTATGTTAAATGGTGCTGCTGTTATGGATGCTGCTTTATTATTAGTAGCTGGAAACGAATCATGTCCACAACCTCAAACCTCTGAACATTTAGCTGCTGTAGAAATTATGAGattaaaacatatattaattttacaaaataaagtAGAATTAATTAAAGAAGAACAAGCATTAAAACAACAAGAAGAAATTAGAAATTTTGTTTCAGGAACAGCTGCTGATAGCGCTCCAATTATTCCTATCAGCGCTGtcttaaaatataatattgatgTAGTTTGTGAATATATTGTTACTCAAATTAGTATACCTAAAAGGGATTTTATATCATCTCCACATATGATTGTTATTCGTTCATTTGATGTGAACAAACCTGGTGAAGATATTGAAACCTTACAAGGTGGTGTAGCAGGTGGTAGTATATTACATGGTGTTTTAAAAGTTGGAGATAAAATTGAAATTAGGCCTGGTATTATTTCAAAAGATGATAAAGGAGAAATAACATGTAGACCTATCATTTCACAAATTCTTTCTATGTTTGcagaaaataataatttaaaatatgcTGTACCAGGAGGACTTATTGGTGTTGGTACCAAAATAGATCCTATCTTAACAAGAGCTGATCGTTTAGTTGGTCAAGTTATCGGACATCTAAATAAATTACCTGACTGCTTCGCTGAAATTGAAATATCTTATTACTTATTAAGAAGATTATTAGGTGTTAAATCACAAGACGGAGAAAAAAATACTAAAGTTGCCAAACTTAAAAATGGAGAATTCCTTATGATCAACATCGGTTCTACTTCTATTGGTTGTAGAGTTACTGGAATCAAAACTGAACTAGCCAAATTAGAACTAACTGGTCCAGTATGTACTAAAATTGGAGATAAAATTGCTCTCAGTAGAAGAGTTGATAAGCATTGGCGTTTAATTGGATGGGGACAAATTAATAAGGGAAAACCCTTGGAGCTTCAAGAACCAATTTGA
- a CDS encoding hypothetical protein (conserved Plasmodium protein, unknown function) produces the protein MSLLYLVCVICCLVYYVRCINVQIGNQKYSLCSNKIKKDLIDFYNTLGVSKSDKNLKDNIKKVNLYTKFRKRLYKDRLSIYANVSIKEKGEEVVPVKVVDEKENKENEEKTNILDQEIFTNFMQYNKNNFFCIDELGLDISIPFYKNSGFGANVVYQLPEMVYVNAYTNIYNTIIKGEFNSIDILKRISFFQFFDNFYLNAHYDFKSEKALLNLESKLYEYYNKHGDNISFNNKIIVERNMHNEYDGSVCLSLKYNNNVFTPIFNFKDKTYEYVYDNLSANRKFSVKVDKERNVHFNYLSFDRVDESNKYFLFFNFIFSNPMQSIITLKREFIF, from the exons ATGTCCCTACTATATTTGGTGTGTGTTATTTGTTGTCTGGTGTATTATGTGCGATGTATAAATGTACAAATAGGTAATCAGAAGTATAGTTTATGCtctaataaaattaaaaaagatttgatagatttttataatacattGGGTGTATCAAAATCAGATAAGAATTTAAAAgacaatataaaaaaagtaaattTGTATACAAAATTTCGAAAaagattatataaagatagATTAAGTATTTATGCAAATGTTAgtataaaagaaaaaggaGAAGAAGTAGTACCAGTTAAAGTGGTtgatgaaaaagaaaataaagaaaatgaagaaaaaacTAATATATTAGATCAAGAAATATTTACCAATTTTATGcaatacaataaaaataattttttttgtatagATGAATTAGGTTTGGATATTAGTATACccttttataaaaatagtgGTTTTGGAGCTAATGTAGTTTATCAATTACCTGAAATGGTTTATGTTAATGCTTAtactaatatatataatacaataatTAAAGGAGAATTTAATAGTATAGATATTTTGAAAAGGATAAGTTTTTTTCAATTCTTTGATAATTTCTATTTAAATGCACATTATGATTTTAAAAGTGAAAAAGCTCTTTTAAATTTAGAAagtaaattatatgaatattataataaacacggtgataatattagttttaataacaaaattattGTTGAGAGAAATATGCATAATGAATATGATGGTTCTGTATGCCTCTCTTTAAAGTATAACAATAATGTATTTACCCCTATATTTAATTTCAAGGACAA GACCTACGAATATGtttatgataatttaaGCGCAAACAGAAAGTTCAGTGTAAAAGTAGACAAAGAGAGAAATGtacattttaattatttatctTTCGATAGAGTAGACgaatcaaataaatatttcttattcTTCAATTTTATCTTTTCTAATCCTATGCAGTCAATAATTACATTAAAGCGtgaatttattttctaa
- a CDS encoding ankyrin-repeat protein, putative, with the protein MFNYESILINEDVVSEMTIEDAKKLKPYWNVQIANFKKSSKEPMFTLLQMAILLNKKDIVGYLLARRGLDINALSRNNQTALMIACDKKVPLDWIEAILKRGGDLGINIKDDYEQTALDKCNFNSKAYHLLLKYGAIEKKNGVKGKGATTKSSKFGESLWLNVCGCGSRYYK; encoded by the exons atgtttaATTATGAAAGTATATTGATTAATGAAGATGTTGTATCAG AAATGACCATTGAAGACGCGAAAAAGTTAAAACCTTATTGGAATGTTCAAATAGCcaattttaaaaaaag TTCAAAAGAACCAATGTTTACTTTATTACAAATGGCTATATTACTAAACAAAAAAGATATCGTTGGGTATTTACTAGCCAGAAGAGGTTTAGATATTAATGCTTTGAGCAGAAATAACCAAACAGCTTTAATGATAGCATGTGataaaaaa GTACCACTAGATTGGATTGAAGCAATTTTAAAAAGAGGAGGAGATTTAGggataaatataaaagatgatTATGAACAAACAGCTTTAGATAAATGTAATTTTAATTCAAAAG CTTATCATTTGCTTTTAAAATATGGAGCTATAGAAAAg AAAAATGGTGTCAAGGGGAAGGGTGCTACG ACAAAGTCCAGCAAATTCGGGGAAAGCTTATGGCTCAATGTTTGTGGATGTGGTTCAAGatattacaaataa
- a CDS encoding ribosome maturation protein SBDS, putative, giving the protein MVGALFQPINQVKFTNVAIVKYKYKGKKFEIACYKNKIIDWKNGTELNIDDVLQSHLIFTNISKGEIAKKSELNSCFQSDDNYKICKTILEKGTLQISNKERAILKEKIYKDMIEILHEMSVNPQTGYPISTNMIESMVKNIGYSINIDDSAKKQALKVFDTLSKEYDDIIQRAFMRIQIIYDDIIKDELINLLNTNNVIIEEENIMNNMKREDNVKSKDNETDSYYNNNLNDEKGDHINVVDSNLEFKENNKSDNTNTIHNVIHSDIKLQDVVEENNHITIHDETYVNEEIQINYIKDRENESMPDKINDNVNDSVSSSMNNNTHNSLEDNNISNEDKIKKTIESNNNIVEEKHSKSEKNEKDDTSLDHLSDRYKISGKKKNKYEKEKEKEKEKEKKDRHLETYKTVFLCYPCVYRSIEDFTKSHKKNCSNKILNNNVKIVTSNKKKETNANRDTETQSFEFKNNDDKNKNKKNKKNKNNKNNKNNKNSKNNKNNNDDDDNSMTNEMSEEDNIKSSNQKDRKNKSKNKKDQINDQSILNTKDYLKNNNKFNYEENQNKNYICNNDNISNYQKEINSNNNNKLNSVDVIMCTSCLTKIEKSNYKLHCRSDFHVYNVKRKYKKLPPISLEEYREIDFDVSHFHVDM; this is encoded by the exons ATGGTGGGAGCATTATTTCAGCCAATCAATCAAGTGAAGTTTACAAATGTTGCTATAgtgaaatataaatataaaggGAAAAAGTTTGAAATAGCTTgttacaaaaataaaattattgaTTGGAAAAATg GAACGGAATTAAATATAGATGATGTTCTTCAGTctcatttaatttttacCAATATATCCAAAGGGGAAATAGCTAAAAAGTCAGAATTAAATTCTTGTTTTCAATCAGACGacaattataaaatatgtaaaacCATTTTGGAGAAAg GCACCCTACAAATAAGTAACAAAGAAAGAGCCATActaaaagaaaaaatttacaaGGATATGATTGAAATATTACATGAAATGAGTGTAAACCCTCAGACGGGGTACCCTATTTCAACAAATATGATTGAAA GTATGGTTAAAAATATTGGATATAGCATAAATATTGATGACAGCGCAAAAAAACAAGCACTAAAAGTGTTTGACACCTTAAGTAAAgaatatgatgatataatTCAAAGAGCCTTTATGCGgattcaaataatatacgacgatataataaaagacgaattaataaatcttttaaataCGAATAATGTCATTATTGAAGaggaaaatattatgaataatatgaaaagaGAAGATAATGTAAAATCTAAAGATAATGAAACAGATAGctattataataataatttaaatgatgaaaaagGTGATCATATAAATGTTGTAGATAGTAATTTAgaatttaaagaaaataataaatcagATAACACAAATACTATTCATAATGTAATACATTCTGATATTAAATTACAAGATGTTGTTGAGgaaaataatcatataacAATACATGATGAAACATATGTAAACGAAGaaattcaaataaattaCATAAAAGATAGAGAAAATGAATCTATGCctgataaaataaatgataatgtAAATGATAGTGTGTCTAGTagtatgaataataatacacaTAATAGTTTAGaggataataatatatctaatgaggacaaaataaaaaaaactattgagagtaataataatattgtgGAAGAAAAACATTCAAAAAGTGAAAAAAACGAAAAAGATGATACATCACTTGACCATTTAAGTGATCGTTATAAAATAAgtggaaaaaaaaaaaacaaatatgaaaaagaaaaggaaaaggaaaaagaaaaagaaaaaaaagacaGACACTTAGAAACATATAAAACtgtatttttatgttatcCATGTGTATATAGATCTATTGAAGATTTTACAAAATcccataaaaaaaattgctccaataaaattttaaataataatgtaaaaattGTCACAtcaaacaaaaaaaaagaaactAATGCCAATAGAGATACGGAAACTCAATCATTTGAATtcaaaaataatgatgataagaataaaaataaaaaaaacaaaaaaaataaaaataacaaaaataacaaaaataacaaaaatagtaaaaacaataaaaataataatgatgatgatgataatagTATGACGAATGAAATGAGTGAGGAAGATAATATTAAGAGTAGTAATCAGAAAgatagaaaaaataaaagtaaaaataaaaaagatcAAATAAATGATCAAAGTATACTAAATACTAAagattatttaaaaaataataataaatttaattatgaggaaaatcaaaataaaaattatatttgtaataatgataatataagCAATTATCAAAAGGAAATAAATAgtaacaataataacaaattaAATTCAGTTGATGTTATAATGTGCACTAGTTGTTTAACCAAAATCGAAAAAagtaattataaattacaTTGCAGAAGCGATTTTCATGTATATAATGTCAAGAGaaagtataaaaaattaccACCGATTTCGTTAGAAGAATATAGAGAAATAGATTTTGACGTCTCTCATTTTCACGTTGATATGTGA